A genomic segment from Luteolibacter ambystomatis encodes:
- a CDS encoding argonaute/piwi family protein, whose protein sequence is MTPKISVIHEPMLEFAKGGTSRDIRRGILKWGPIDAGTNRTKSEIRLGLVGTPKTIASFMEWFEECRTGVVASDLLNENLNPPFPGLSLDVGLRCEFLTDRTWTEEISESEIRKALDGSGRVISTAEAFHDRIKSLHELSASKPDVVICLPPENVRRQLKPSLGGDDDEDWEDFDEQKGPDFHDYLKGLCLETGSVFQLIWPRTYTKGTKGVQDMATCAWNLFTALFYKSGGVPWKLQRAPGSLSTCYIGIAFSKREGTGFSHSSLTQIFNDRGEGTILRGGLASRSDDDHEVHLAEKDAFLLLEDAIKNYAGANRGSIPQRVVLHKTSSFDLAEKKGFNDACDAAGIRFLDLLAVNASPLRLFRSGTYPPLRGTHAIFDDANSILYTRGSIPFYRKYPGPYVPKSLHIRYYQTDRPQEDLAAEILALTKLNWNRTQFDSFDPITIGGSKRIGDIYRWCLNAPTRPISYSFFM, encoded by the coding sequence ATGACACCAAAAATTTCTGTGATTCATGAGCCGATGCTTGAGTTTGCCAAAGGAGGCACATCACGTGATATAAGACGAGGAATTCTCAAATGGGGCCCCATCGACGCCGGCACAAATCGAACCAAATCCGAAATTCGCTTGGGTCTTGTAGGAACTCCAAAAACTATAGCCTCTTTTATGGAATGGTTTGAGGAATGCCGCACAGGAGTAGTCGCGAGCGATCTGTTGAATGAAAATCTCAACCCTCCCTTTCCGGGTCTATCACTCGATGTTGGGCTTCGCTGCGAGTTCTTAACGGACCGAACTTGGACGGAAGAAATATCCGAATCCGAAATTAGGAAAGCACTGGACGGTTCGGGAAGAGTGATTTCAACAGCTGAAGCTTTCCATGACCGAATCAAATCATTGCATGAGCTTAGCGCGTCAAAACCGGATGTGGTGATCTGCTTGCCTCCAGAAAATGTGCGGCGTCAGTTGAAGCCCTCACTAGGAGGGGACGATGATGAAGATTGGGAAGACTTCGATGAACAAAAAGGACCCGATTTCCACGATTATCTCAAGGGACTATGCCTGGAAACGGGATCTGTCTTTCAATTGATTTGGCCGCGAACTTATACAAAGGGAACAAAGGGCGTTCAAGACATGGCGACATGCGCTTGGAATTTATTCACCGCTTTGTTCTATAAATCTGGCGGAGTCCCATGGAAGCTTCAACGTGCTCCCGGATCGCTGAGCACTTGCTATATTGGCATAGCTTTTTCTAAAAGAGAGGGAACGGGATTTTCTCATTCAAGTTTGACACAAATTTTTAATGACCGTGGTGAAGGGACTATTTTGAGAGGAGGACTGGCGTCGCGCTCAGATGACGATCACGAAGTCCATTTGGCTGAGAAAGACGCTTTTCTCTTACTTGAGGATGCCATCAAAAATTATGCAGGAGCTAATCGCGGATCTATCCCGCAAAGAGTTGTGCTACATAAGACGTCGTCTTTTGATCTGGCAGAGAAAAAAGGATTCAACGATGCCTGTGACGCGGCGGGAATTAGATTTTTAGATCTATTGGCCGTGAATGCTTCACCACTCAGACTTTTCCGATCGGGGACCTACCCTCCTCTTCGCGGCACTCACGCCATTTTTGATGATGCGAACTCAATTCTCTATACAAGAGGAAGTATTCCATTCTACAGAAAATATCCTGGCCCCTACGTGCCCAAAAGTCTGCATATTAGATATTATCAGACTGATCGACCTCAAGAAGATCTCGCGGCAGAAATACTAGCTTTAACCAAATTAAATTGGAATCGAACTCAGTTTGATTCCTTCGACCCAATTACAATTGGAGGATCCAAAAGAATTGGAGACATATATCGATGGTGTTTGAACGCTCCAACAAGACCCATTTCATACTCTTTTTTCATGTAA
- a CDS encoding DUF7133 domain-containing protein → MLIGCFVAAASAEPLNSPNLQKDGTLRPLSAQDSQKLIEVPAGFQLELVASEPMVQEPVCFAFDPDGALFVCEWNTYMQDQYATGQFEPKCRVVKLEDTNGDGTFDKRAVFADSLMLPRSIIALHDRILVRMSNDNTIWAFFDDNKDGVADRKEVALAGGPVGGNIEHQDDSLVWNVDNRIYETSRALRFKDGKLQAVKNIPRYGQWGLAHDDVGRLYGSGNSVPVQGWQSLGGYPNATPPSEDAVKYANFICEVDDATDPGHEVTATGGQTMLRTRQFGRYTGSYVIPDPVRRCVKIVAFEERDGVRVAVPHPDFKGTEFIRSPDTYFRPVWTDIGPDGGLYIADMSRGIVQESQWFPTERTQDPNPRWIARYYRAKEWNMLGVHQRGRIWRLVPKDRKLLDPRPAFTAKSSTELVGLLGHPNGWWRDTAQKLIVCREDRSAVPALRTALTDASPNSRLLAMRCLQSLDSLTFAEVATALKDADENVRTTAIAIAETMVAQSPDLEAALVSLAADPSSTVLSQLYTTLRTVHTPAAAKTLKALEDTKPVNGSVALLQKAGQKLPKELEPYRAGYTIFTGFCKECHGDGVNGLKVEGGLMAPVFAKNNRIKDPSYLVHVLLKGLQGPLGTGETYAAGMMPPLETMYKDDQLAAVANYIGVQWAGWKTPVTAEDVAKWRAETKDKQTPYTFEELKGLR, encoded by the coding sequence ATGCTGATCGGCTGTTTCGTCGCGGCCGCTTCCGCAGAGCCGCTCAACAGCCCGAATCTCCAGAAGGACGGCACCTTGCGGCCGCTCAGCGCGCAGGACAGCCAGAAGCTCATCGAGGTGCCCGCGGGCTTCCAACTCGAGCTCGTGGCCTCCGAGCCGATGGTCCAGGAGCCGGTGTGCTTCGCCTTTGATCCGGACGGCGCGCTTTTCGTCTGCGAGTGGAATACCTACATGCAGGACCAGTACGCCACCGGCCAGTTCGAGCCGAAGTGCCGCGTGGTGAAGCTCGAGGACACCAACGGCGACGGCACCTTCGACAAGCGCGCCGTCTTCGCGGACTCGCTGATGCTGCCCCGCTCCATCATCGCGCTCCACGACCGCATCCTGGTGCGGATGTCCAATGACAACACGATCTGGGCCTTCTTCGATGACAACAAGGACGGCGTCGCCGACCGCAAGGAGGTCGCCCTCGCCGGTGGTCCGGTGGGCGGAAACATCGAGCACCAGGACGACAGCCTCGTCTGGAACGTGGACAACCGCATCTACGAAACCTCGCGCGCGCTCCGCTTCAAGGACGGCAAGCTCCAGGCCGTGAAAAACATCCCGCGCTACGGCCAGTGGGGCCTCGCGCATGACGATGTCGGCCGCCTCTACGGCAGCGGCAACAGCGTCCCGGTCCAGGGTTGGCAGAGCCTCGGCGGCTATCCGAATGCTACGCCGCCCTCCGAGGACGCGGTCAAATACGCCAACTTCATCTGCGAGGTGGATGACGCCACCGATCCCGGCCACGAGGTGACTGCCACCGGCGGCCAGACGATGCTGCGCACCCGCCAGTTCGGCCGCTACACCGGCTCCTACGTCATCCCGGACCCGGTGCGGCGTTGCGTGAAGATCGTCGCCTTCGAGGAACGCGATGGCGTGCGCGTGGCCGTGCCGCATCCGGACTTCAAGGGCACGGAGTTCATCCGCAGCCCTGACACCTACTTCCGCCCGGTGTGGACCGATATCGGGCCGGATGGCGGCCTCTACATCGCGGACATGTCGCGCGGCATCGTCCAGGAATCCCAGTGGTTCCCCACCGAGCGCACGCAGGACCCGAACCCGCGCTGGATCGCCCGCTACTACCGCGCGAAGGAGTGGAACATGCTCGGCGTCCACCAGCGCGGCCGCATCTGGCGCCTCGTGCCGAAGGACAGGAAGCTGCTCGATCCGCGTCCCGCGTTCACCGCGAAATCCAGCACCGAGCTCGTCGGCCTCCTCGGCCACCCCAATGGCTGGTGGCGCGATACCGCCCAGAAGCTCATCGTCTGCCGCGAGGATCGGTCCGCCGTGCCCGCGCTCCGCACCGCGCTCACGGATGCCAGCCCGAACTCACGCCTGCTGGCCATGCGCTGCCTGCAGAGCCTCGATAGCCTCACCTTCGCCGAGGTCGCCACCGCCTTGAAGGACGCGGATGAAAACGTGCGCACCACTGCCATCGCCATTGCGGAAACGATGGTCGCTCAATCCCCGGACTTGGAGGCAGCGCTCGTGTCGCTCGCCGCCGATCCCTCCTCCACCGTTCTCAGCCAGCTCTACACCACCCTGCGGACCGTGCACACACCCGCCGCCGCGAAGACGCTCAAGGCGCTGGAGGACACGAAGCCCGTCAATGGCTCCGTCGCCCTGCTCCAGAAGGCGGGCCAGAAGCTTCCCAAGGAGCTGGAACCCTACCGCGCCGGCTACACGATCTTCACCGGCTTCTGCAAGGAGTGCCACGGCGATGGTGTGAACGGCCTGAAAGTGGAAGGCGGCCTCATGGCCCCCGTCTTCGCCAAAAACAACCGCATCAAGGACCCGTCCTACCTGGTCCACGTGCTCCTGAAGGGCCTGCAAGGCCCCCTCGGCACCGGTGAAACCTACGCCGCCGGCATGATGCCGCCCTTGGAAACCATGTACAAGGACGACCAGCTCGCCGCCGTCGCCAACTACATCGGCGTCCAATGGGCCGGTTGGAAAACCCCCGTCACCGCGGAAGACGTCGCCAAATGGCGGGCGGAGACGAAGGACAAGCAGACGCCCTATACGTTTGAGGAATTGAAGGGGCTGAGGTAG